A stretch of the Chlorobiota bacterium genome encodes the following:
- a CDS encoding TMEM14 family protein, protein MDLPNQLNNKPSTLMRIAALYEMLFAVLMMTAGITGFQQEDKRMSLIGRLIAGLIIFLSAFPMQKGSRKAMMIELTTSLFVLGWYGYKFILMNKDFMPEGFTFMLSIISIILILLILVQPKQRERIF, encoded by the coding sequence ATGGATTTACCAAATCAGTTAAATAATAAGCCTTCAACTTTAATGAGGATTGCAGCACTTTATGAAATGCTGTTTGCAGTTCTAATGATGACCGCAGGTATTACAGGCTTCCAACAAGAAGACAAACGTATGTCTCTTATTGGGAGATTAATTGCAGGGCTAATCATTTTTTTAAGTGCATTCCCAATGCAAAAAGGTTCTAGAAAAGCCATGATGATTGAGTTGACTACCTCATTGTTTGTGTTAGGTTGGTATGGTTACAAATTTATATTAATGAATAAAGACTTCATGCCTGAGGGCTTCACATTTATGCTTTCAATAATCTCTATAATTTTAATTCTGCTTATTTTAGTTCAACCAAAACAACGTGAACGAATTTTTTAA
- the alr gene encoding alanine racemase, whose amino-acid sequence MRPTQAVISTSALRNNISVIRDVISDNCKIMAIVKADCYGHSVEICIPILIDEKINYFGVATIEEAIQIRNLTQSSIIVVLTPPISNQLNLYFQYNIECVVSNKNLVDKICSIGESLSKSINVHLLVNTGMTRNGCEPSEVIDILTYLKHSKEINIIGLCSHFSCSDEIYSNFTLEQITIFDKTLKASIDAGFEFRDVHIANSGGIMNYPSSHYNLVRPGLSLYGLHPTFPLQSKSNLKQILTFKSAITNIKKVLKNTPISYSKKYITTKDTFIASVPVGYADGLMRCLTNKLDVFINGKKYKVAGTICMDEILIDIGNDPIKVEDEVIICSNNSQTAWDLALVSNTIPYEICTNISKRVSRIKS is encoded by the coding sequence TTGCGACCTACTCAAGCTGTAATTAGTACTTCTGCTTTAAGAAATAATATTTCTGTAATAAGAGATGTTATAAGTGATAATTGCAAAATTATGGCAATAGTTAAAGCTGATTGTTATGGACACTCTGTCGAAATTTGTATCCCTATTTTAATAGATGAAAAAATAAATTATTTTGGTGTAGCAACTATTGAAGAAGCCATTCAGATAAGAAATTTAACTCAATCATCTATTATTGTTGTTCTTACTCCTCCAATATCAAATCAACTAAATTTATATTTTCAATATAATATTGAATGTGTTGTTTCAAATAAGAATTTAGTTGATAAAATTTGTAGTATTGGTGAAAGTTTATCAAAATCAATTAATGTTCATTTGCTTGTAAACACTGGAATGACAAGAAATGGATGTGAGCCAAGTGAAGTAATAGATATTTTAACTTATCTCAAACATTCAAAAGAAATTAATATTATTGGCTTGTGTTCTCACTTTTCATGTAGTGATGAAATCTATTCAAATTTTACATTAGAACAAATTACAATTTTTGATAAAACTCTAAAAGCCAGTATTGATGCGGGTTTTGAGTTCAGAGATGTTCATATTGCAAATAGTGGAGGAATTATGAATTATCCTTCTTCACATTATAATTTAGTTAGACCAGGATTATCTCTTTATGGTTTACACCCAACTTTTCCATTACAATCTAAAAGTAATTTAAAGCAAATACTTACTTTTAAATCTGCTATTACTAATATTAAAAAAGTATTAAAAAACACTCCAATAAGTTATTCTAAAAAATATATTACAACTAAAGATACATTTATAGCATCTGTTCCAGTAGGATACGCAGATGGTTTAATGAGATGCTTGACAAATAAACTTGATGTATTTATAAATGGGAAAAAATACAAAGTTGCTGGAACAATTTGTATGGATGAAATTTTGATTGATATTGGAAATGATCCAATAAAAGTTGAAGATGAAGTAATTATTTGTAGTAATAATTCTCAAACTGCTTGGGATTTAGCTTTAGTCTCAAATACAATACCCTATGAGATTTGTACCAATATATCAAAAAGGGTTTCTAGAATTAAATCATAA
- a CDS encoding leucyl aminopeptidase, with protein MNIKVQEYKPQSFTSDCTVLFFTKESYKIETKKYPELSGLIESGDFTAEKGAVSVAYSGSKKSSRTIVVGLGETSKVTIENVRVASAGASQRAKALKCKTIAFLLPTIENLGLEDISVATIEGSVLGTYSYNKYFTMKKDIVNIENIILLTEKNNIKIVQEGVRIGKCITEGVCFSRDLINAPSNELFPMELASRAKSLSKLGVKVTILGKKELVKNKMGGILAVSQGSQYEPAVVVMEYNGGGKERPIGLVGKGLCFDSGGISIKGAAGMGEMKMDMGGAGAVVGAMHSIASLKLKKNVVAVIGCSENMPSGTAYKPGDVITFMNGKTAEIDNTDAEGRIVLGDCLTFIDKYKPSHVVDFATLTGAICVSLGNVTSGLFGKDEDFNSKLKSAGERTYDRVWEMPLHEEYEELIKSDIADVKNSGGKLGGSITAALFLQHFIGNYKWAHIDIAGTGIFPSQKGYLNKGGTGAGARLIIDLVRNWN; from the coding sequence ATGAATATAAAAGTTCAAGAGTATAAACCACAATCTTTTACATCAGATTGTACAGTATTATTTTTTACAAAAGAATCTTATAAAATTGAAACTAAAAAATATCCTGAATTATCAGGGTTAATTGAAAGTGGTGATTTTACAGCTGAAAAAGGAGCAGTATCAGTTGCTTATTCAGGTTCTAAAAAATCAAGTAGAACAATTGTTGTAGGTTTGGGTGAAACATCTAAAGTTACAATTGAAAATGTTAGAGTTGCTTCAGCAGGTGCTTCACAAAGGGCTAAAGCTTTAAAATGTAAAACTATTGCTTTTTTATTACCAACAATTGAAAACTTAGGTTTAGAAGATATTTCTGTAGCAACTATTGAAGGATCTGTTTTAGGGACTTATTCTTACAATAAATATTTTACTATGAAAAAAGATATAGTAAATATTGAAAACATAATTCTTCTAACAGAAAAAAATAATATTAAAATAGTTCAAGAAGGTGTAAGAATTGGAAAATGCATTACTGAAGGGGTTTGTTTTTCACGTGATTTAATAAATGCTCCATCGAACGAACTTTTCCCAATGGAACTTGCTAGCAGAGCAAAAAGTCTTTCTAAATTAGGTGTAAAGGTTACAATTTTAGGTAAAAAAGAATTAGTTAAGAATAAAATGGGTGGAATTCTTGCAGTTAGCCAAGGAAGCCAATATGAGCCAGCAGTTGTTGTAATGGAATATAATGGGGGTGGTAAAGAACGTCCTATTGGTCTAGTAGGAAAAGGACTTTGTTTTGATTCTGGTGGAATTTCAATTAAAGGTGCTGCTGGAATGGGTGAAATGAAAATGGATATGGGTGGTGCTGGAGCTGTTGTTGGAGCAATGCATTCAATTGCAAGTTTGAAGTTAAAGAAAAATGTTGTTGCTGTAATTGGGTGTTCAGAAAATATGCCATCAGGAACTGCTTACAAGCCAGGAGATGTAATCACATTCATGAATGGTAAAACTGCTGAAATAGATAATACTGATGCTGAAGGGAGAATTGTACTTGGTGATTGCCTAACATTTATTGATAAATATAAACCATCTCATGTGGTTGATTTTGCTACACTAACTGGTGCAATCTGTGTCTCTTTAGGTAATGTTACTTCAGGTTTGTTTGGTAAAGATGAAGATTTTAACTCTAAGTTGAAATCTGCTGGTGAAAGAACTTATGATAGAGTTTGGGAAATGCCATTGCATGAAGAATATGAAGAACTTATTAAAAGTGATATTGCTGATGTTAAAAATAGTGGTGGAAAATTAGGTGGATCAATTACAGCAGCATTATTCCTTCAACATTTTATTGGAAATTATAAATGGGCTCACATTGATATAGCTGGAACTGGCATATTTCCTTCACAAAAAGGATACCTGAATAAAGGAGGGACTGGTGCTGGTGCTCGCTTAATTATAGATTTAGTTAGAAATTGGAATTAA
- a CDS encoding SIS domain-containing protein has product MMNFSDYKDYTNKAINSVIEEEVQQFIETLYEAYKRGSTIYVIGNGGSAANASHFAQDLAKGTRANVNQIKCIRALSLTDNFAFFSALGNDEGYDSVFVQQLRTFAKQDDVLVAISGSGNSKNVIKAVEYANSHGIKTIGVTGFNGGELINIVNEKVHVPLNDMCTAESVHTVVFHYVILNLLEKMKEEFSLENS; this is encoded by the coding sequence ATGATGAATTTTTCTGATTATAAAGATTATACAAATAAGGCAATAAACTCAGTAATAGAGGAAGAAGTACAACAATTTATTGAAACATTGTATGAAGCTTACAAAAGAGGTTCAACAATTTATGTTATAGGTAATGGAGGTTCAGCTGCAAATGCAAGCCATTTTGCACAAGATTTAGCAAAGGGTACAAGGGCAAATGTAAATCAAATAAAATGTATTCGAGCTTTATCATTAACTGATAATTTTGCTTTCTTTTCAGCGTTAGGTAATGATGAAGGATATGATTCTGTGTTTGTTCAGCAGCTTAGAACTTTCGCAAAACAAGATGATGTATTGGTTGCTATTTCTGGTTCTGGAAATAGTAAAAACGTTATCAAAGCGGTTGAGTATGCAAACAGTCATGGAATCAAGACAATAGGCGTTACTGGATTTAATGGTGGTGAACTTATCAATATTGTAAATGAAAAAGTTCATGTACCATTAAATGATATGTGTACAGCTGAAAGTGTGCATACTGTTGTATTTCATTATGTAATTTTAAATCTTCTTGAAAAAATGAAAGAGGAGTTTTCACTTGAGAACTCTTAA
- a CDS encoding UPF0164 family protein, producing MRILYIITFAFCLTKGFSQSNSLPNDGRYVAAFTEFPLGAKALALGGAFTALANDGSAFYWNPAGVALIENKLLSGMYSSQYGSIGTPLAGYYFAGWTMPVKTIGLSINWMRFAVTDIPYYDDLSKIPTAYERYKRIKSSPPSETFSDNEDLFSLSFAKNLTPSLDFGWSVSRVPIEIPVGANLKIIRQSVADNNATAIGIDFGFIVKINMQDIVLSDDWPIISGGVCIKDIGGSTLSWEQTKQEEEIRSVTNFGFSYQQPLKQYELKIIASYDHSGLYGGENKFGIEAEYRKQFSFRFGLNSSTLAVGAGVNFNFFDVDYAYLAPSSNQLGNVHRIGVSFNFDKLIENKKTQSVVNP from the coding sequence ATGAGAATACTTTACATAATAACTTTTGCTTTTTGTTTAACTAAAGGATTCTCTCAAAGTAATTCGTTACCAAATGATGGGCGTTATGTTGCCGCATTCACAGAGTTTCCATTGGGTGCAAAAGCTTTAGCACTTGGTGGTGCATTTACTGCCTTAGCTAATGATGGATCAGCTTTTTATTGGAATCCTGCTGGTGTTGCATTAATAGAAAATAAACTTTTATCTGGAATGTATTCATCTCAATATGGAAGCATTGGTACTCCATTAGCTGGGTATTATTTTGCAGGTTGGACTATGCCTGTAAAAACAATTGGACTCTCTATTAATTGGATGAGGTTTGCAGTAACAGATATTCCATATTATGACGATTTATCTAAAATTCCAACAGCTTACGAAAGATATAAAAGAATCAAAAGTTCACCACCTTCCGAAACTTTTTCAGACAACGAAGATTTGTTCTCATTAAGTTTTGCTAAAAATCTCACTCCATCTTTAGATTTTGGTTGGAGTGTTTCAAGAGTTCCAATAGAAATTCCAGTTGGTGCCAATCTAAAAATTATACGTCAATCAGTAGCTGATAATAATGCTACTGCTATTGGAATTGATTTTGGTTTTATAGTTAAAATTAATATGCAAGATATTGTTCTCTCAGATGATTGGCCAATTATTTCTGGTGGAGTTTGTATTAAAGATATTGGTGGCTCAACTCTTTCTTGGGAACAAACAAAACAAGAAGAAGAAATTAGGTCAGTAACTAATTTTGGTTTTTCTTATCAACAACCTTTAAAGCAATATGAGCTCAAAATAATTGCAAGTTATGATCATTCAGGTTTGTATGGCGGTGAAAACAAATTTGGAATTGAGGCAGAATATAGAAAACAATTTAGTTTCAGATTTGGTTTAAATAGTTCAACTTTAGCTGTTGGCGCTGGAGTCAATTTTAATTTTTTTGATGTTGATTATGCATATCTTGCACCTTCTTCAAATCAATTGGGTAATGTTCATAGAATTGGAGTTTCGTTTAACTTTGATAAGCTCATTGAGAATAAAAAGACTCAAAGCGTTGTTAACCCATAA